TCGTCAACACCGTCTGGTTGCGGTAGACGGTGCCGTTGTCGGCCTCGACGGGGACGGTGGCGACGATGCTGACCTCCCCCTCGTCGCCGATGAGATTGAGCACCTCGGTGGTGTTGGCGTTGGGCACGTCGATGACCACGTAGTTCTCGCCGGTCGCCGAGCGCTGAGTCGCCACCTGTCCGCCGCTCAGCCCGCCGCGGTTGATCTTCGCGGTGATCGTCTCGACGGTCTGCTGGCGGGTCTGGGCGGTCACACCGCCGCGGATCGTCGCCGCCTCGCCGTCGAGCCCGGCCTCCGTCAGGGCCGCGCGGAACTGCTGTTCGCTGACGTTCTCGACGAGCACCTCGACGGAGTCGCCGTCGTCGGCGTTCAACACGACGGACACGTCGCCGGCCGAGACGTTCAGCCGGTCGCCGACGGTCTGTCGGATGCTCGACCGCTGGCCCTGCTCGATGTCGAGGTCCTCGGCGGTCGTCCCGACCAGCGGGGCGCGGATGCGCGACCCGCCGGCCAGTTCCAGCCCGAACTGGAGGTTCGTCGGTCCCGTCGCGGCTCCGTACGAGGAGCTGTTGTTCGCGCCGGCGTCGGGCGCCCCGGCCGGTCCGAACAGCGCGAACGTCGACGCGAGGACGAACACGACGAGCATGACGATCCGCCAGTTCTCGCGGAGGTTCATCGAGCCACCCCCTCGTACTTGTACCAGCGAAGCAGGCTCAGGTTCAACATGTAGGTGTTCATGAGGTCGGCGACCAGCCCGAACACGAGCACGATCGCGAGATCGGGCAACAGCGGGATGCCGAACAGCGACGAGACGATCCACATCACGGTCATCGCGGAGATCGAGGTGACGGTCATCGTCACACCGGTCTGCATCGCGCGGTAGGTGCTCTCGTAGAAGCTCCCGCGCCGGCGGAGGATGTGGTTGTTCAGCAGGATGTCCGAGTCGACGGAGTACCCGATCAGCATCAACAGGGCCGCCACCGAGCCCAGCGAGAGCTTGATCCCGAAGACGTTCATCAGCGCGAGCGGGATGACGATGTCGGAGAACGCGGAGGCGACGACCGCGATGGAGGGCACGAACGTCCGGAACAGCGCGAAGATGAGCAGGCTCATCCCGACGAAGGCGACGCCGATGCCGATCAGCGCGAGGCGCTGGGCGTCGGCGCCGAAGCTCGCGGATCGGGACTGGACGGAGACGATCTCGTAGCCCGCCGACCGAGCCGCCGAGCTGATGGCGTCGGAGTCGGTCGCCTGAGTCGTGACGATGTACTCGTTCGAGCCGGCGATCGGCTGGACCGAATCGATCTCGAAGTCGAGGCTCTGTCTGACCTCGGACTGGGAGGCGTCGGTCGCGACCTGTATCTCGGTCCCCCCGGTGAACTCGATCCCCGGTGTGACCGGTGTCCCGGTCATCAGGGTCCACCCCGCGAGGACCAGCAACGCGAGCGCCAGCACGGCCAGCGGCACGGCCGCGAGCTGGCGGTTTGAGTACCGGTCGTAATCCGGTTCCGGTACTACGAACTCGACCATGCCCGTCGGTGTGCGACGCCCGCCGATAAGCCTTCTCCATTGCGTCGACACCGCCGAACCGGACGACACCGCCGCCGTC
The window above is part of the Halosimplex rubrum genome. Proteins encoded here:
- the secF gene encoding protein translocase subunit SecF; amino-acid sequence: MVEFVVPEPDYDRYSNRQLAAVPLAVLALALLVLAGWTLMTGTPVTPGIEFTGGTEIQVATDASQSEVRQSLDFEIDSVQPIAGSNEYIVTTQATDSDAISSAARSAGYEIVSVQSRSASFGADAQRLALIGIGVAFVGMSLLIFALFRTFVPSIAVVASAFSDIVIPLALMNVFGIKLSLGSVAALLMLIGYSVDSDILLNNHILRRRGSFYESTYRAMQTGVTMTVTSISAMTVMWIVSSLFGIPLLPDLAIVLVFGLVADLMNTYMLNLSLLRWYKYEGVAR